One genomic segment of Deinococcus sp. LM3 includes these proteins:
- the rsgA gene encoding ribosome small subunit-dependent GTPase A has protein sequence MTPASPTPELLALGWTDDLQEALNAALKAAAPDDRPGLHPARVAGVGRSSLRLWAADGEHDALLTGAMRQDPDTQPVMGDWVIAQTLADTPERRVTALLPRRTTFARAVNGGLGRQVITANVDTVLIVTAPDQDFDLPRLGRYVAAVQASGAQPALILNKTDLTPDPQRYLTELGALAPDAPLHAVNARTGDGLGGVRALLSPGLTAALIGSSGVGKSTLTNALLGREAAQTGGLMAEGLGRHTTTARTLYRVPGGGLLVDNPGLRDIAVWDPEGVAADPARIEEIAADCRYRKCTHTGEPGCAVQRAVARGEISAEQVQAYQERRAPARRGAGRPRR, from the coding sequence TTGACCCCCGCTTCCCCCACCCCCGAACTGCTGGCCCTCGGCTGGACCGACGACCTGCAGGAGGCCCTGAACGCCGCCCTGAAGGCCGCCGCACCGGACGACCGCCCCGGCCTGCACCCGGCGCGCGTGGCGGGCGTCGGGCGGTCCTCGCTGCGCCTGTGGGCCGCCGACGGCGAACACGACGCCCTGCTGACCGGCGCGATGCGGCAGGACCCGGACACGCAGCCGGTCATGGGCGACTGGGTGATCGCGCAGACCCTCGCGGACACCCCGGAGCGGCGGGTCACGGCGCTGCTGCCGCGCCGCACCACCTTCGCGCGGGCCGTGAACGGCGGCCTGGGCCGGCAGGTCATCACCGCGAACGTGGACACGGTCCTGATCGTCACCGCGCCCGACCAGGACTTCGACCTGCCGCGCCTGGGCCGTTACGTGGCGGCCGTGCAGGCCAGTGGCGCGCAGCCGGCCCTGATCCTGAACAAGACCGACCTGACCCCCGACCCGCAGCGGTACCTGACCGAGCTGGGCGCCCTGGCCCCGGACGCGCCGCTGCACGCCGTGAACGCCCGCACGGGGGATGGCCTGGGCGGCGTGCGCGCCCTGCTGAGCCCCGGCCTGACCGCCGCGCTCATCGGGTCGTCCGGGGTGGGCAAGAGCACCCTCACGAACGCCCTGCTGGGCCGCGAGGCCGCGCAGACCGGCGGCCTGATGGCCGAGGGCCTGGGCCGCCACACCACCACCGCCCGCACCCTGTACCGCGTGCCGGGCGGCGGGTTGCTGGTGGACAATCCGGGCCTGCGCGACATCGCCGTGTGGGACCCGGAGGGCGTGGCCGCCGATCCCGCCCGCATCGAGGAGATCGCCGCCGACTGCCGCTACCGCAAATGCACCCACACCGGAGAGCCGGGCTGCGCCGTGCAGCGCGCCGTCGCGCGCGGCGAGATCAGCGCCGAGCAGGTGCAGGCGTACCAGGAGCGCCGCGCGCCTGCCCGGCGGGGTGCGGGCCGACCCCGCCGCTGA
- a CDS encoding maltose ABC transporter substrate-binding protein, with amino-acid sequence MKKLLALTALVLTAQASAATLTVWNHFTDASEVAWLQAQVAAYTKASGHKVSIVSVPLDQIPDKLIQAAPKGQGPDLIVTLPQDRLGQLAAAGVVEPLDRYLTTRTDLDKTALSAMTYGGKLFGLPMFAESVALIYNKKLVPKAPTTWDEFIRAAQTNTANGRYGFLMDLSNAYANYGVFSAYGGYIFRNNAGTLNVKDVGIGNAGAQKALGLLNDLRYRYKLVPEGVSADAAKGAFVDGRLAMFITGPWDMGDIRKAGIDFGITTLPTPPGATGKWSPFVGVQGVILNAYGKNKVASSALARSLVSRASQTSFNQAGGRIPVSLAARTQLKSNPVVQGFGRAISAGTPMPNVPQMGSIWGPWGNAVAQAVQKPTPDYRSILDAAMKEINGSIK; translated from the coding sequence ATGAAGAAACTGCTTGCCCTGACCGCCCTCGTGCTGACCGCCCAGGCCTCGGCCGCCACCCTGACCGTCTGGAACCACTTCACGGACGCCAGCGAGGTCGCGTGGCTCCAGGCGCAGGTCGCCGCGTACACCAAGGCCAGCGGCCACAAGGTCAGCATCGTGTCCGTGCCGCTCGACCAGATTCCCGACAAGCTGATCCAGGCCGCGCCCAAGGGCCAGGGACCGGACCTGATCGTCACGCTGCCGCAGGACCGCCTGGGGCAACTCGCGGCGGCCGGCGTGGTCGAACCGCTCGACCGCTACCTGACCACCCGCACCGACCTCGATAAGACCGCCCTGAGCGCCATGACCTACGGCGGTAAACTGTTCGGCCTGCCCATGTTCGCCGAGTCGGTCGCGCTGATCTACAACAAGAAACTCGTGCCGAAAGCGCCCACCACCTGGGACGAGTTCATCCGCGCCGCGCAGACGAACACCGCCAACGGCCGCTACGGCTTCCTGATGGACCTCAGCAACGCCTACGCCAACTACGGCGTGTTCAGCGCCTACGGCGGCTACATCTTCAGGAACAACGCCGGCACCCTGAACGTCAAGGACGTCGGCATCGGCAACGCCGGCGCGCAGAAGGCCCTGGGCCTGCTGAACGACCTGCGCTACCGGTACAAACTCGTGCCCGAGGGCGTCAGCGCCGACGCCGCCAAGGGCGCGTTCGTGGACGGCCGCCTCGCCATGTTCATCACGGGCCCGTGGGACATGGGGGACATTCGCAAGGCCGGCATCGACTTCGGCATCACGACGCTGCCCACCCCTCCCGGCGCGACCGGCAAATGGAGCCCGTTCGTGGGCGTGCAGGGCGTGATCCTGAACGCCTACGGCAAGAACAAGGTCGCCTCCAGCGCCCTGGCGCGCAGCCTCGTGAGCCGCGCCTCGCAGACCAGCTTCAATCAGGCGGGCGGCCGCATCCCGGTCAGTCTCGCCGCCCGCACGCAGCTGAAAAGCAATCCGGTCGTGCAGGGCTTCGGGCGGGCCATCTCGGCCGGGACGCCCATGCCGAACGTGCCGCAGATGGGGTCCATCTGGGGACCGTGGGGGAATGCCGTGGCGCAGGCCGTGCAGAAACCCACGCCGGACTACCGGTCCATCCTGGACGCCGCCATGAAGGAGATCAATGGAAGCATAAAATAA
- a CDS encoding glycosyl hydrolase 53 family protein gives MNSRLLPLTALLTLALPACSEATTPQTDAFMRGVDVSEARDAERSGVQFRDLDGQVKPALQIIRDHRYDWVRVRLMIDPDGRYGLTQDLPYVKAMMLDAQKHNLKVLLDLHYSHWWADPGGQWLPERWKGQDTAALSASVYDYTRGVMNELAAQGTPPDMVQVGNEINGGMLWEPGRIRNDDMTTFATLANAGTRAVHDAQPGTPVMIHIAKIGDADDTVAWYRAFAKAGGQFDTIGLSYYPMWHGTFEDLGDSIRKLKTAFGKPVIVAETALYWDTNEKGYDNVPYPQTRQGQLDYLRALTPVVRQAGGSGLFYWGAFWSQSSRWLKADWTDDDASRRSLFDDDARATPAIDGLN, from the coding sequence ATGAATTCCAGACTGTTGCCGCTCACCGCCCTGCTGACCCTCGCGCTGCCTGCCTGCTCCGAGGCCACCACCCCCCAGACCGACGCGTTCATGCGCGGCGTGGACGTCTCCGAGGCACGGGACGCCGAGCGCAGCGGCGTGCAGTTCCGCGACCTGGACGGGCAGGTGAAACCGGCGCTGCAGATCATCCGGGATCACCGCTACGACTGGGTGCGGGTGCGCCTGATGATCGACCCGGACGGCCGCTACGGCCTGACCCAGGACCTGCCGTACGTGAAGGCCATGATGCTCGACGCGCAGAAACACAACCTGAAGGTGCTGCTCGACCTGCACTACTCGCACTGGTGGGCCGATCCCGGCGGGCAGTGGCTCCCCGAGCGCTGGAAGGGGCAGGACACGGCCGCACTGAGCGCCTCGGTGTACGACTACACGCGCGGCGTCATGAACGAACTGGCGGCACAGGGCACCCCGCCGGACATGGTGCAGGTCGGAAACGAGATCAACGGCGGCATGCTGTGGGAACCGGGCCGCATCCGTAACGACGACATGACCACCTTCGCGACCCTGGCGAACGCCGGCACACGCGCCGTGCACGACGCCCAGCCCGGCACGCCCGTCATGATCCACATCGCCAAGATCGGTGACGCCGACGACACCGTCGCCTGGTACCGCGCCTTCGCGAAGGCCGGCGGGCAGTTCGACACCATCGGCCTGTCGTACTACCCGATGTGGCACGGCACCTTCGAGGACCTGGGCGACTCCATCCGGAAACTGAAGACGGCGTTCGGGAAACCCGTGATCGTCGCCGAGACGGCGCTGTACTGGGACACCAACGAGAAAGGCTACGACAACGTCCCGTACCCGCAGACCCGTCAGGGACAGCTGGACTACCTGCGGGCCCTCACGCCGGTCGTGCGGCAGGCGGGCGGCAGCGGCCTGTTCTACTGGGGCGCCTTCTGGTCCCAGAGCAGCCGCTGGCTGAAAGCCGACTGGACCGACGACGACGCCTCGCGCCGCTCGCTGTTCGACGACGACGCCCGCGCCACGCCCGCCATCGACGGCCTGAACTGA
- a CDS encoding beta-galactosidase, with translation MRDHTHPSSLSTPRPAPLTLGVCDYPEHVDPATWPGHARQQRRLGLSFVRLAEFAWSRLEPRPGEFDWAWLDQAIEVAVAGGLQVVLCTPTAAPPAWLVEAHPEILPVGRDGRRRTAGSRRHADLSSPAFREASVRVTQAMAERYGTHPAVIGWQTDNEFGWGDTAQSFTPAAQAAFQAWLHARYGTLDALNEAWGNVFWSMEYGDWTQIPLPGQAVSASNPSHLLDFMRFSSGQVAAFQAEQVALLRRSSPGRFVTHNFMGFFSAFDHYEVAAGLDFAAWDNYPTGTLGALDEWKLLDPSFALTYARTGHPDVTAFNHDLYRGLTGAGRGLWILEQQCGQVDWAPSNPLPAPGAVNLWTAQAWAHGADAVTYFRWQAATMAQEILHSGLLRHDGTPDRGAAEVAGIDPARYPCVPVRNRVALLHDYESLWLYGAQPHAQGLSYWAQVFTYYRELRRLGVDVDILHPDSPLDRYDLIVAPALTLMTPERARHLRAAAGHSRVVFGPRTAFRTASGRAAQTAPGGLLAQLTGTRLLNFDSLPAGMSQQVGSYRAALWAESYAAEDPATEILHRYADGPLSGEAAVTRRGLVTLIGAHSPELIGEVLAGALRAANIPTLDLPEGVRLSRRGEVTLLQNWNAQPVAWCDLELAAVSTTFLRTAEVQARAAPHLHPSPDTPPAAASAEPRLKEST, from the coding sequence ATGCGCGACCACACCCATCCCTCCAGCCTCTCCACGCCGCGGCCCGCGCCGCTGACGCTGGGCGTGTGCGACTACCCCGAACACGTGGACCCCGCCACTTGGCCCGGGCACGCCCGGCAGCAACGCCGTCTGGGCCTGAGCTTCGTGCGGCTGGCCGAATTCGCCTGGAGTCGCCTGGAACCCCGCCCCGGCGAGTTCGACTGGGCCTGGCTGGATCAGGCCATCGAGGTCGCAGTCGCAGGAGGGTTGCAGGTGGTGCTGTGCACTCCGACCGCCGCGCCGCCCGCGTGGCTGGTCGAGGCGCACCCGGAGATCCTCCCGGTCGGCCGTGACGGGCGGCGGCGCACGGCCGGATCACGCCGGCACGCGGACCTCAGCAGCCCGGCCTTCCGGGAGGCGTCCGTGCGGGTCACGCAGGCCATGGCCGAGCGGTACGGCACGCACCCGGCCGTGATCGGCTGGCAGACCGACAACGAGTTCGGCTGGGGCGACACCGCCCAGAGCTTCACACCCGCCGCGCAGGCGGCCTTCCAGGCGTGGCTGCACGCCCGTTACGGCACCCTGGACGCCCTGAACGAGGCGTGGGGAAACGTGTTCTGGAGCATGGAGTATGGCGACTGGACGCAGATCCCGCTGCCGGGACAGGCGGTGTCGGCCAGCAACCCGTCGCACCTGCTGGACTTCATGCGCTTCAGCTCCGGGCAGGTCGCGGCGTTCCAGGCCGAGCAGGTCGCACTGCTGCGCCGCTCCTCGCCGGGGCGGTTCGTGACGCACAACTTCATGGGCTTCTTCAGCGCCTTCGACCACTACGAGGTGGCGGCCGGACTGGATTTCGCCGCGTGGGACAACTACCCGACCGGCACGCTGGGCGCCCTGGACGAGTGGAAGCTGCTGGACCCGTCGTTCGCGCTGACGTACGCGCGGACCGGGCACCCGGACGTCACGGCCTTCAACCACGACCTGTACCGGGGCCTGACCGGCGCCGGGCGGGGCCTGTGGATCCTGGAACAGCAGTGCGGGCAGGTGGACTGGGCGCCCAGCAACCCGCTGCCCGCGCCGGGCGCCGTGAACCTGTGGACGGCGCAGGCCTGGGCGCACGGCGCGGACGCCGTGACGTACTTCCGCTGGCAGGCCGCGACGATGGCGCAGGAGATCCTGCACTCGGGCCTGCTGCGCCACGACGGCACGCCCGACCGGGGCGCGGCCGAGGTGGCAGGCATCGACCCGGCCCGCTACCCCTGCGTGCCGGTCCGCAACCGCGTGGCGCTGCTGCACGACTACGAGAGCCTGTGGCTGTACGGCGCGCAGCCGCACGCGCAGGGCCTGAGCTACTGGGCGCAGGTGTTCACGTACTACCGCGAGCTGCGCCGACTGGGCGTGGACGTGGACATCCTGCACCCGGACAGCCCGCTGGACCGTTACGACCTGATCGTCGCGCCGGCCCTGACCCTGATGACCCCGGAACGCGCCCGGCACCTGCGAGCCGCCGCCGGGCACAGCCGCGTGGTGTTCGGGCCGCGCACCGCCTTCCGCACCGCGTCCGGCCGGGCCGCGCAGACCGCGCCGGGCGGCCTCCTGGCGCAGCTGACCGGAACGCGCCTGCTGAACTTCGACTCGCTGCCTGCCGGGATGTCACAGCAGGTCGGGTCGTACCGGGCGGCGCTGTGGGCCGAAAGTTACGCGGCCGAGGACCCCGCGACCGAGATTCTGCACCGGTACGCGGACGGACCCCTGAGCGGCGAGGCGGCCGTCACCCGGCGCGGCCTCGTCACCCTGATCGGCGCGCACAGCCCGGAACTGATCGGCGAGGTGCTGGCCGGGGCGCTGCGGGCCGCGAACATTCCCACCCTGGACCTGCCCGAGGGCGTGCGCCTGTCCCGGCGCGGCGAGGTGACGCTGCTCCAGAACTGGAACGCGCAGCCCGTGGCGTGGTGCGACCTGGAACTCGCGGCCGTCAGCACCACGTTCCTGCGGACCGCCGAGGTGCAGGCCCGCGCCGCGCCGCACCTGCACCCCTCACCCGACACCCCGCCCGCCGCCGCATCTGCCGAGCCCCGCCTCAAGGAGTCCACATGA
- a CDS encoding LacI family DNA-binding transcriptional regulator — protein sequence MRSRTPVTLADVAALAGVSQQTVSRVVNNLPNVSARTRTRVTQAAAQLDYVPNRLATSLARQRTFTVGFVTNDLSLHAPSQLTAGIERAARAAGYSLIVSIVPEDSLAAVTHAVRALRERQVDGVLINASMTPADAAALRRRLPDLACVFMDVTPDTPVPAALLDQEYGARLAARHLLDLGHTRVAFITPPGQAVVENTREHGWRHVLAARGLTPVAAVSGDWSPHGGYLAAQTLLAGPPFTALLVANDQMAVGALRALWERGLNVPADVSVIGYDDTPESALLIPPLSTVRQDFPTLGARAFTHLLTQLSGDPPPTPVVTRPELILRASTAPPQAPDRAAVQDALALLARHLAARG from the coding sequence ATGCGTTCCCGTACTCCCGTCACCCTCGCCGACGTCGCCGCCCTGGCCGGGGTGTCCCAGCAGACCGTCTCGCGGGTCGTGAACAACCTGCCGAACGTCTCGGCCCGCACCCGCACGCGCGTCACGCAGGCGGCCGCGCAGCTCGACTACGTACCCAACCGCCTCGCCACCAGCCTCGCCCGGCAGCGGACCTTCACGGTCGGCTTCGTCACGAACGACCTGTCCCTGCACGCCCCGTCCCAGCTGACGGCCGGCATCGAACGCGCCGCCCGCGCCGCCGGGTACAGCCTGATCGTCTCCATCGTCCCCGAGGACAGCCTCGCGGCCGTCACGCACGCCGTCCGCGCCCTGCGCGAGCGGCAGGTGGACGGCGTGCTCATCAACGCCTCCATGACCCCCGCCGACGCGGCCGCGCTGCGCCGCCGCCTGCCGGACCTCGCGTGCGTGTTCATGGACGTCACCCCGGACACGCCCGTCCCGGCCGCGCTGCTCGACCAGGAGTACGGCGCCCGCCTCGCCGCCCGGCACCTGCTGGACCTGGGCCACACCCGCGTCGCGTTCATCACGCCGCCCGGACAGGCGGTCGTCGAGAACACCCGCGAACACGGCTGGCGGCATGTCCTGGCCGCGCGCGGCCTGACCCCGGTCGCGGCTGTCAGCGGCGACTGGAGCCCGCACGGCGGCTACCTCGCCGCGCAGACCCTGCTGGCCGGGCCGCCCTTCACGGCGCTGCTCGTCGCCAACGACCAGATGGCGGTCGGCGCGCTGCGCGCCCTGTGGGAACGCGGCCTGAACGTCCCGGCCGACGTCTCGGTCATCGGGTACGACGACACCCCGGAGAGCGCGTTGCTGATCCCGCCGCTCAGCACCGTCCGGCAGGACTTCCCCACGCTGGGCGCGCGGGCGTTCACGCACCTGCTCACGCAGCTCTCCGGGGACCCGCCGCCCACGCCGGTCGTGACCCGCCCGGAACTGATCCTGCGGGCCAGCACCGCCCCGCCCCAGGCCCCGGACCGGGCCGCCGTGCAGGACGCGCTGGCCCTGCTGGCCCGCCACCTCGCGGCGCGCGGGTAG
- a CDS encoding ABC transporter permease, giving the protein MTAFLLLPTLTLLSRGLNASFLPTLLSPAVTDTLRVSLWTTGLSALLTVTLVTPVAFLLARFDFRGKAVLETLLDLPVVLPPVVAGLGLLLVFGRTGLLGAPLELAGVSLAFTPAAVVMAQLFTSAPFYLRAARAGFSAVDRDVEQAAQIDGAGRAQVFRYVTWPLAFPFLLEGLVLAWARALGEFGATILFAGSLQGRTRTVTLAVYAALESDLGPALVLSAVMVCVAFTVLLIVRSLAARRG; this is encoded by the coding sequence ATGACCGCGTTCCTGCTGCTGCCGACCCTGACGCTGCTCTCACGCGGCCTGAACGCCTCGTTCCTGCCGACGTTGCTGAGTCCCGCCGTGACCGACACGCTGCGCGTGAGCCTCTGGACGACCGGCCTGAGTGCCCTGCTGACCGTGACGCTGGTCACGCCGGTCGCGTTCCTGCTGGCCCGCTTCGACTTCCGGGGCAAGGCGGTACTGGAGACGCTGCTGGACCTGCCGGTGGTGCTGCCGCCCGTCGTGGCGGGCCTGGGGCTGCTGCTGGTGTTCGGCCGGACCGGGCTGCTGGGCGCGCCGCTAGAACTCGCGGGCGTCAGCCTGGCGTTCACGCCGGCCGCCGTGGTCATGGCGCAGCTGTTCACGTCCGCGCCGTTCTACCTGCGGGCTGCCCGCGCGGGCTTCAGCGCCGTGGACCGCGACGTGGAGCAGGCCGCGCAGATCGACGGGGCCGGGCGCGCGCAGGTGTTCCGTTACGTGACGTGGCCGCTGGCCTTCCCGTTCCTGCTCGAGGGACTGGTGCTCGCCTGGGCGCGCGCGCTGGGCGAGTTCGGCGCGACGATCCTGTTCGCCGGGTCGCTGCAGGGCCGCACGCGCACCGTGACGCTCGCCGTGTACGCCGCGCTGGAAAGCGACCTGGGCCCGGCGCTCGTGCTGTCGGCCGTGATGGTCTGCGTGGCGTTCACGGTGCTGCTGATCGTGCGCAGCCTCGCGGCCCGGCGCGGCTGA
- the modA gene encoding molybdate ABC transporter substrate-binding protein, with translation MNHRPTRPLPIWPLLTRAPRPARSRPLSLLAGLFLPALLLLGGGAQAAALTVFAASSLTDAFTEIGREFDRNTGNRTTFQFAGSQTLRTQLENGARADVFASASDTQFRPLVGKVVAARQVFARNTLTVIVPRGSDRVRTLADLTRPGLRIVIAAPGVPAGEYTRQLLSAVDRAGTYGRDYAARFMKNVVSEEPNVRQVALKVQLGEADAAVVYSSDVTPALKARVQAVALPGRFAALTPYPVGVTLDSRSAPQARAFVAYLLSADGQRILRKWGFRSAR, from the coding sequence GTGAATCACCGCCCGACCCGGCCACTCCCCATCTGGCCACTCCTGACCCGCGCCCCGCGCCCGGCCCGCTCCCGGCCGCTCTCGCTGCTGGCGGGCCTGTTCCTGCCGGCCCTGCTGCTGCTGGGCGGGGGCGCGCAGGCGGCGGCGCTGACCGTGTTCGCCGCGTCGTCCCTGACCGACGCCTTCACCGAGATCGGCCGGGAATTCGACCGGAACACCGGGAACCGCACGACCTTCCAGTTCGCGGGCTCGCAGACCCTGCGCACCCAGCTGGAGAACGGCGCGCGCGCCGACGTGTTCGCCAGCGCCAGCGACACGCAGTTCAGGCCGCTGGTCGGGAAGGTCGTCGCGGCGCGGCAGGTGTTCGCCCGCAACACCCTGACCGTGATCGTGCCGCGCGGCAGCGACCGCGTCAGGACCCTGGCGGACCTGACCCGGCCGGGCCTGCGGATCGTGATCGCCGCGCCGGGCGTGCCGGCCGGCGAGTACACCCGGCAGCTGCTGAGCGCCGTGGACCGCGCCGGCACGTACGGCCGGGACTACGCCGCGCGGTTCATGAAGAACGTGGTCAGCGAGGAACCGAACGTGCGGCAGGTCGCGTTGAAGGTGCAGCTGGGCGAGGCGGACGCCGCCGTCGTGTACAGCAGCGACGTGACGCCCGCCCTGAAGGCCCGCGTGCAGGCCGTGGCGCTGCCCGGCCGGTTCGCGGCGCTGACCCCGTACCCGGTCGGGGTGACGCTGGACTCGCGCAGCGCGCCGCAGGCGCGGGCGTTCGTGGCGTACCTGCTGTCCGCGGACGGGCAGCGCATCCTCCGGAAGTGGGGGTTCCGCTCTGCCCGGTAG